In one Aricia agestis chromosome 21, ilAriAges1.1, whole genome shotgun sequence genomic region, the following are encoded:
- the LOC121737805 gene encoding facilitated trehalose transporter Tret1 isoform X3 codes for MGSVLNIGAILGPFIGGFLSSNVGRKWGLLASFIPLVVGWVLVIIGTSMWLLYIGRVCWGIAVGMLFTIGPMYCAEIATTDSRGALGSFLQLFITFGFLFVYGVGPYAPYNVVAFLGLGVVVVAAVLFFFMPETPTYYLLKGNRDAAAESLMKIRGRSRAGVEAELSMIAADVDASLEKTATLSDVFKGSNFKAFYISCTLVMAQQLCGINAVLFYMTVIFESSGLDIADIATIIIGAVQVVASAITPFAVDRLGRRILLLISTCGTAVGLALLGMFFILKSQGSDIVDSISFLPILALVLFIITYCWGLGPLPWAIMSELFPIEVKTAASPIVTAFCWILSFIVTMLFPMIPEELMYLGFFIFCVCCVCSFFFVLFVVPETKGKSFQEIQEELGGGKVKSGKA; via the exons ATGGGATCCGTATTAAATATTGGGGCTATTTTAG GACCTTTCATCGGTGGTTTCCTCTCGTCCAACGTGGGTCGGAAATGGGGGCTGCTGGCGTCATTCATCCCCCTAGTGGTGGGCTGGGTGCTAGTCATCATTGGCACCTCCATGTGGCTGCTGTACATCGGCAGAGTGTGCTGGGGTATTGCTGTCGGGATGCTGTTCACTATCGGACCTATGTACTGCGCTGAGATTGCTACG ACGGACTCCCGAGGCGCTCTCGGCTCGTTCCTCCAGCTCTTCATCACCTTTGGTTTCCTCTTCGTGTACGGCGTCGGGCCTTATGCGCCCTACAACGTGGTGGCTTTCCTCGGCTTGGGAGTGGTGGTGGTGGCTGCTGTGCTATTCTTCTTCATGCCAGAGACACCCACTTACTACTTGCTTAAAG GTAACCGCGACGCGGCAGCCGAGAGTCTGATGAAGATCCGCGGTAGATCACGCGCCGGTGTCGAGGCCGAGCTCAGTATGATCGCCGCTGATGTTGACGCGTCTTTGGAGAAGACTGCTACT CTGAGCGACGTGTTCAAAGGCAGCAACTTCAAGGCTTTTTACATCTCGTGCACTCTCGTGATGGCACAGCAGCTGTGCGGCATCAACGCCGTGCTCTTCTACATGACTGTCATCTTCGAGTCGTCCGGTTTGGACATCGCTGACATCGCCACCATCATCATCGGTGCTGTTCAG GTGGTAGCATCAGCCATCACACCGTTCGCGGTAGACCGGCTCGGTCGCAGGATCCTGCTGCTCATCTCGACCTGCGGAACTGCTGTTGGTTTG GCTCTCCTCGGCATGTTCTTCATCCTCAAGAGTCAGGGCAGCGACATTGTGGACAGCATCAGTTTCTTGCCGATCCTGGCTCTGGTGCTCTTCATCATCACGTACTGCTGGGGTCTGGGACCTCTACCCTGGGCTATAATGAGCGAGCTGTTCCCTATTGAGGTGAAGACTGCCGCGTCACCGATCGTGACAGCATTCTGCTGGATTCTGTCTTTCATTGTGACTAT GCTGTTCCCCATGATCCCGGAAGAGCTGATGTACCTCGGCTTCTTCATCTTCTGCGTGTGCTGCGTGTGTTCCTTCTTCTTTGTCCTGTTCGTGGTGCCGGAGACCAAGGGCAAGAGCTTCCAGGAGATTCAGGAGGAACTCGGTGGAGG aaaagtGAAGTCCGGCAAGGCGTAA
- the LOC121737805 gene encoding facilitated trehalose transporter Tret1 isoform X1 — MADRNYVYDPVSTGNTVQQQPYRMEQGQLWRQYIIAGIANLAIASTGYCMGWTSPISPLLSNPNRTDESPLTNGPASSNEIAWMGSVLNIGAILGPFIGGFLSSNVGRKWGLLASFIPLVVGWVLVIIGTSMWLLYIGRVCWGIAVGMLFTIGPMYCAEIATTDSRGALGSFLQLFITFGFLFVYGVGPYAPYNVVAFLGLGVVVVAAVLFFFMPETPTYYLLKGNRDAAAESLMKIRGRSRAGVEAELSMIAADVDASLEKTATLSDVFKGSNFKAFYISCTLVMAQQLCGINAVLFYMTVIFESSGLDIADIATIIIGAVQVVASAITPFAVDRLGRRILLLISTCGTAVGLALLGMFFILKSQGSDIVDSISFLPILALVLFIITYCWGLGPLPWAIMSELFPIEVKTAASPIVTAFCWILSFIVTMLFPMIPEELMYLGFFIFCVCCVCSFFFVLFVVPETKGKSFQEIQEELGGGKVKSGKA, encoded by the exons ATGGCAGATAGAAACTACGTATACGACCCGGTGTCGACGGGCAACACAGTCCAGCAGCAACCATACAGGATGGAGCAAGGGCAGCTTTGGCGCCAATACATCATCGCGGGCATCG CCAACCTCGCGATCGCCTCAACGGGGTACTGCATGGGGTGGACGTCCCCCATCAGCCCCCTACTGTCAAACCCCAACAGGACAGACGAATCTCCCCTCACCAATGGACCGGCTAGCAGCAACGAGATTGCGTGGATGGGCTCCGTGCTGAATATTGGCGCTATTTTAG GACCTTTCATCGGTGGTTTCCTCTCGTCCAACGTGGGTCGGAAATGGGGGCTGCTGGCGTCATTCATCCCCCTAGTGGTGGGCTGGGTGCTAGTCATCATTGGCACCTCCATGTGGCTGCTGTACATCGGCAGAGTGTGCTGGGGTATTGCTGTCGGGATGCTGTTCACTATCGGACCTATGTACTGCGCTGAGATTGCTACG ACGGACTCCCGAGGCGCTCTCGGCTCGTTCCTCCAGCTCTTCATCACCTTTGGTTTCCTCTTCGTGTACGGCGTCGGGCCTTATGCGCCCTACAACGTGGTGGCTTTCCTCGGCTTGGGAGTGGTGGTGGTGGCTGCTGTGCTATTCTTCTTCATGCCAGAGACACCCACTTACTACTTGCTTAAAG GTAACCGCGACGCGGCAGCCGAGAGTCTGATGAAGATCCGCGGTAGATCACGCGCCGGTGTCGAGGCCGAGCTCAGTATGATCGCCGCTGATGTTGACGCGTCTTTGGAGAAGACTGCTACT CTGAGCGACGTGTTCAAAGGCAGCAACTTCAAGGCTTTTTACATCTCGTGCACTCTCGTGATGGCACAGCAGCTGTGCGGCATCAACGCCGTGCTCTTCTACATGACTGTCATCTTCGAGTCGTCCGGTTTGGACATCGCTGACATCGCCACCATCATCATCGGTGCTGTTCAG GTGGTAGCATCAGCCATCACACCGTTCGCGGTAGACCGGCTCGGTCGCAGGATCCTGCTGCTCATCTCGACCTGCGGAACTGCTGTTGGTTTG GCTCTCCTCGGCATGTTCTTCATCCTCAAGAGTCAGGGCAGCGACATTGTGGACAGCATCAGTTTCTTGCCGATCCTGGCTCTGGTGCTCTTCATCATCACGTACTGCTGGGGTCTGGGACCTCTACCCTGGGCTATAATGAGCGAGCTGTTCCCTATTGAGGTGAAGACTGCCGCGTCACCGATCGTGACAGCATTCTGCTGGATTCTGTCTTTCATTGTGACTAT GCTGTTCCCCATGATCCCGGAAGAGCTGATGTACCTCGGCTTCTTCATCTTCTGCGTGTGCTGCGTGTGTTCCTTCTTCTTTGTCCTGTTCGTGGTGCCGGAGACCAAGGGCAAGAGCTTCCAGGAGATTCAGGAGGAACTCGGTGGAGG aaaagtGAAGTCCGGCAAGGCGTAA
- the LOC121737805 gene encoding facilitated trehalose transporter Tret1 isoform X2: MADRNYVYDPVSTGNTVQQQPYRMEQGQLWRQYIIAGIANLAIASTGYCMGWTSPISPLLSNPNRTDESPLTNGPASSNEIAWMGSVLNIGAILGPFIGGFLSSNVGRKWGLLASFIPLVVGWVLVIIGTSMWLLYIGRVCWGIAVGMLFTIGPMYCAEIATTDSRGALGSFLQLFITFGFLFVYGVGPYAPYNVVAFLGLGVVVVAAVLFFFMPETPTYYLLKGNRDAAAESLMKIRGRSRAGVEAELSMIAADVDASLEKTATLSDVFKGSNFKAFYISCTLVMAQQLCGINAVLFYMTVIFESSGLDIADIATIIIGAVQVVASAITPFAVDRLGRRILLLISTCGTAVGLALLGMFFILKSQGSDIVDSISFLPILALVLFIITYCWGLGPLPWAIMSELFPIEVKTAASPIVTAFCWILSFIVTMLFPMIPEELMYLGFFIFCVCCVCSFFFVLFVVPETKGKSFQEIQEELGGGKVKSGKA, translated from the exons ATGGCAGATAGAAACTACGTATACGACCCGGTGTCGACGGGCAACACAGTCCAGCAGCAACCATACAGGATGGAGCAAGGGCAGCTTTGGCGCCAATACATCATCGCGGGCATCG CCAACCTCGCGATCGCCTCAACGGGGTACTGCATGGGGTGGACGTCCCCCATCAGCCCCCTACTGTCAAACCCCAACAGGACAGACGAATCTCCCCTCACCAATGGACCGGCTAGCAGCAACGAG ATCGCGTGGATGGGATCCGTATTAAATATTGGGGCTATTTTAG GACCTTTCATCGGTGGTTTCCTCTCGTCCAACGTGGGTCGGAAATGGGGGCTGCTGGCGTCATTCATCCCCCTAGTGGTGGGCTGGGTGCTAGTCATCATTGGCACCTCCATGTGGCTGCTGTACATCGGCAGAGTGTGCTGGGGTATTGCTGTCGGGATGCTGTTCACTATCGGACCTATGTACTGCGCTGAGATTGCTACG ACGGACTCCCGAGGCGCTCTCGGCTCGTTCCTCCAGCTCTTCATCACCTTTGGTTTCCTCTTCGTGTACGGCGTCGGGCCTTATGCGCCCTACAACGTGGTGGCTTTCCTCGGCTTGGGAGTGGTGGTGGTGGCTGCTGTGCTATTCTTCTTCATGCCAGAGACACCCACTTACTACTTGCTTAAAG GTAACCGCGACGCGGCAGCCGAGAGTCTGATGAAGATCCGCGGTAGATCACGCGCCGGTGTCGAGGCCGAGCTCAGTATGATCGCCGCTGATGTTGACGCGTCTTTGGAGAAGACTGCTACT CTGAGCGACGTGTTCAAAGGCAGCAACTTCAAGGCTTTTTACATCTCGTGCACTCTCGTGATGGCACAGCAGCTGTGCGGCATCAACGCCGTGCTCTTCTACATGACTGTCATCTTCGAGTCGTCCGGTTTGGACATCGCTGACATCGCCACCATCATCATCGGTGCTGTTCAG GTGGTAGCATCAGCCATCACACCGTTCGCGGTAGACCGGCTCGGTCGCAGGATCCTGCTGCTCATCTCGACCTGCGGAACTGCTGTTGGTTTG GCTCTCCTCGGCATGTTCTTCATCCTCAAGAGTCAGGGCAGCGACATTGTGGACAGCATCAGTTTCTTGCCGATCCTGGCTCTGGTGCTCTTCATCATCACGTACTGCTGGGGTCTGGGACCTCTACCCTGGGCTATAATGAGCGAGCTGTTCCCTATTGAGGTGAAGACTGCCGCGTCACCGATCGTGACAGCATTCTGCTGGATTCTGTCTTTCATTGTGACTAT GCTGTTCCCCATGATCCCGGAAGAGCTGATGTACCTCGGCTTCTTCATCTTCTGCGTGTGCTGCGTGTGTTCCTTCTTCTTTGTCCTGTTCGTGGTGCCGGAGACCAAGGGCAAGAGCTTCCAGGAGATTCAGGAGGAACTCGGTGGAGG aaaagtGAAGTCCGGCAAGGCGTAA